A genomic segment from bacterium encodes:
- a CDS encoding DNA polymerase III subunit alpha has protein sequence MSRFVHLHNHSHYSLLDGACRIKDLVDAAKRNHMPALALTDHGNMCGAIEFYKTCKKADLKPVIGVEAYMAPRSRKEKSASKAGMADTSFHLVLLAKNLQGYQNIMRLVSIGYLEGFYYRPRIDREVLQKYHEGIIVLSACLKGEVAQALLAGNEEGARQVALEYRELFGDDYYLEIHKHGIPEEDLVREKVKALSRELSIPLVVTNDTHYLKREHALPHDVLICLQTGKDRDDPNRLRYTTDQIYFKSQEEMQNTFPEESEALSITEEIAQKCDLKLDFDKVHLPTFAIPSEEQSKTLDEYLETLAYQGLRQRYAEVTPELEARLRHELAVIEQTGYAGYFLIVQDFTRVARAKGIPVGPGRGSAAGSLVSYCIGITNIDPIKYNLIFERFLNPERVTMPDIDIDFCYERREEMIKYVREKYGEANVTQIITFGTMAARAVIRDVGRVLKMRYSDVDKIAKMIPATVGISLDRALETVGELRTLVESDDTHKQLVEYAKVLEGLARHASTHAAGVVITPDELTNYTPLYKSNTGDVTTQYDMKALETIGVLKMDFLGLRTLTVIDKTLKMLRERSVEFDLDGIPLDDAATYAIFGNGETISLFQFESSGMREYLKKLKPQCLDDLIAMNSLYRPGPMDMIDDFIARKQGTKPIEYLHPLLEPVLKETYGIIVYQEQVMRIASDLAGFTLGGADLLRRAMGKKIVELMQQQRKLFVAGAAARGIPEKIANQIFDLMDKFAGYGFNKSHAAGYSLVAYQTAYLKAHYPAEYMAATLTSEMSDTARIVTLIDECRRMGVDVLPPDVNESMAEFVVVDQKIRYGLGAVKNVGLGAIESLIKARQKGGRFTSVFDFCLRVDLRTVNKKVLESLVQAGAFDSISANRNQLLLGLDAATAHAQRQQDERFRGQASIFDEAPAEMEIEPALPEVPDWKPDERLKREKEFLGLYLSGHPLDRYALEVNLFSKQRLQDLEGMRDGVQVMVCGLVTNVKTILDRKGHQMAFVTLEDYAGSTEAIVFSDALAAHRELLQVDNAIVVIGRTSSREEEEPAKIMVEKILSVDEAWQMIPKKVMLDVPVEKLNEVLLQRLSQMVRINQGACGLYFRISGRELPLYEFQSRSMKVRPNAEFVNFVRENFGPEAVHFEIAIPAESTAGSRRRAPFS, from the coding sequence ATGTCCCGATTCGTTCATCTCCACAACCATTCGCACTACAGCCTGCTCGACGGCGCCTGCCGCATCAAGGATTTGGTCGACGCCGCGAAGCGCAATCACATGCCCGCTCTGGCGCTCACCGATCATGGCAACATGTGTGGCGCCATCGAATTCTACAAAACTTGCAAAAAAGCCGATCTCAAGCCGGTGATCGGCGTCGAGGCCTACATGGCCCCGCGCAGTCGCAAAGAGAAGTCCGCCTCCAAAGCCGGGATGGCCGACACTTCGTTTCACCTCGTGCTGCTGGCCAAAAACCTGCAGGGCTACCAAAACATCATGCGCCTGGTTTCGATCGGGTATTTGGAAGGCTTCTATTACCGGCCCCGCATCGATCGCGAGGTTTTGCAGAAGTATCATGAAGGCATCATTGTGCTGTCCGCCTGCTTGAAGGGAGAAGTGGCGCAAGCCCTGCTCGCCGGCAACGAGGAGGGGGCCCGGCAGGTGGCGCTGGAATACCGGGAGCTGTTCGGCGACGACTACTATCTGGAAATTCACAAACACGGCATTCCGGAAGAGGATCTCGTCCGCGAAAAAGTGAAGGCGCTCAGCCGCGAGCTCAGCATCCCATTGGTGGTCACCAATGACACGCATTATCTCAAACGTGAGCATGCTCTGCCGCATGATGTGTTGATTTGCTTGCAAACCGGCAAAGACCGTGATGATCCCAATCGCCTGCGCTACACCACCGATCAGATCTATTTCAAGTCGCAGGAGGAAATGCAAAATACATTTCCGGAGGAGAGCGAGGCGTTGAGCATCACGGAAGAGATTGCCCAAAAATGCGATCTCAAACTGGATTTTGACAAGGTGCATTTGCCGACCTTCGCGATCCCATCGGAAGAGCAGAGCAAGACGCTGGATGAATATCTCGAGACGCTGGCCTACCAAGGGTTGCGGCAACGTTATGCGGAAGTGACGCCGGAGCTGGAAGCGCGCCTGCGCCATGAGCTGGCCGTGATCGAACAAACCGGCTACGCGGGATATTTCTTGATCGTGCAGGATTTCACGCGCGTGGCGCGGGCCAAGGGCATTCCGGTCGGCCCCGGCCGCGGTTCGGCAGCCGGCAGCCTGGTGAGCTATTGCATCGGGATCACCAATATCGACCCCATCAAGTATAACTTGATCTTCGAGCGCTTCTTAAATCCGGAGCGCGTCACGATGCCGGATATCGACATCGACTTCTGCTACGAACGCCGCGAGGAGATGATCAAATATGTCCGGGAGAAGTACGGCGAAGCGAACGTCACCCAGATCATCACCTTTGGCACGATGGCGGCGCGCGCGGTGATTCGCGACGTCGGGCGGGTGCTGAAGATGCGCTATAGCGACGTCGACAAAATCGCCAAGATGATCCCCGCCACCGTCGGCATCTCACTGGACAGAGCGCTGGAAACAGTCGGCGAGCTACGCACGCTCGTGGAAAGCGATGACACTCACAAGCAGCTCGTCGAATACGCCAAAGTGCTCGAAGGCCTCGCCCGCCATGCTTCAACGCACGCTGCCGGGGTGGTGATCACGCCCGACGAGCTGACAAATTACACGCCCTTGTACAAGTCCAACACCGGCGACGTCACCACGCAATATGACATGAAGGCGCTGGAGACCATCGGCGTTTTGAAGATGGACTTCCTCGGCCTGCGCACGCTGACGGTGATCGACAAGACGCTGAAGATGCTCAGAGAGCGCAGCGTTGAATTCGATCTTGACGGGATTCCGCTGGATGATGCCGCCACTTACGCCATCTTCGGCAACGGCGAGACCATCAGCCTGTTCCAATTCGAAAGCTCGGGCATGCGCGAATACCTCAAAAAGCTCAAGCCGCAATGCCTGGACGATCTCATCGCCATGAACTCGCTGTATCGCCCCGGGCCGATGGATATGATCGACGATTTCATCGCGCGAAAACAAGGCACGAAACCAATCGAGTACTTGCATCCGTTGCTCGAGCCGGTTTTAAAGGAAACCTACGGCATCATTGTTTATCAAGAGCAGGTGATGCGCATTGCCAGCGATCTCGCCGGCTTCACGCTGGGCGGTGCCGATTTGCTGCGCCGCGCGATGGGGAAGAAGATCGTCGAGCTGATGCAGCAGCAACGCAAGCTGTTCGTTGCAGGCGCGGCCGCCCGCGGCATTCCGGAGAAAATCGCGAATCAGATTTTCGACTTGATGGACAAATTCGCGGGCTACGGATTCAACAAGTCGCACGCGGCGGGCTATTCGCTGGTGGCGTATCAAACGGCATATCTCAAGGCGCATTATCCCGCCGAATACATGGCCGCCACGCTCACCAGCGAAATGAGCGACACCGCGCGGATCGTGACGTTGATCGACGAATGCCGGCGCATGGGCGTGGACGTCCTGCCGCCCGATGTCAACGAGAGCATGGCTGAGTTTGTGGTGGTCGATCAGAAAATCCGCTACGGCTTGGGCGCGGTCAAAAACGTCGGCCTGGGCGCGATTGAGAGCCTCATCAAAGCGCGGCAGAAAGGGGGGAGGTTCACCTCGGTTTTTGATTTCTGCCTGCGGGTGGATTTGCGCACGGTCAACAAAAAGGTGCTGGAAAGCCTGGTGCAGGCCGGCGCTTTTGATTCCATTTCGGCAAATCGCAATCAACTGCTGCTCGGGCTGGATGCCGCGACGGCTCATGCCCAGCGTCAACAAGACGAGCGCTTCCGCGGCCAGGCTTCGATCTTCGACGAAGCGCCGGCAGAGATGGAGATCGAACCGGCACTGCCGGAGGTGCCGGACTGGAAGCCGGATGAACGCCTGAAGCGGGAGAAAGAATTCCTGGGCCTGTATCTCTCCGGTCATCCGCTCGATCGCTACGCGCTGGAAGTCAATCTGTTTTCCAAGCAGCGGCTGCAGGATTTGGAGGGCATGCGCGACGGCGTGCAGGTGATGGTGTGCGGCTTGGTCACCAACGTCAAGACGATACTTGACCGCAAGGGCCACCAAATGGCATTTGTCACCCTTGAAGATTATGCCGGCAGCACCGAGGCCATCGTGTTCAGCGATGCCCTGGCAGCTCATCGCGAGCTGCTGCAAGTGGATAATGCCATCGTGGTGATCGGGCGCACCTCCAGCCGCGAGGAGGAGGAACCGGCCAAAATCATGGTCGAGAAGATCCTGAGTGTTGATGAAGCCTGGCAGATGATACCCAAGAAAGTCATGCTGGACGTGCCGGTCGAGAAGCTCAACGAGGTGTTGCTGCAGCGGCTGTCGCAGATGGTGCGCATCAATCAAGGCGCGTGCGGCTTGTATTTTCGCATCAGCGGCCGGGAGCTGCCACTTTATGAGTTTCAATCCCGCTCCATGAAAGTCCGGCCGAATGCGGAGTTCGTGAATTTCGTGCGGGAGAATTTCGGGCCGGAGGCCGTGCATTTTGAGATTGCGATCCCGGCGGAGAGCACCGCGGGTTCGCGCCGGCGCGCGCCATTTTCATGA
- a CDS encoding OmpA family protein, producing MMRLSHRWVLAGCGLLWLVCALPVHAQLAISANPANRNDPHVLFANPAAISGGLARAYLGLKLIYPGAISNNAFAMKASLGNLAFSNLKNTGWSAGLSTRVFTAPLFSEYRLGILAARDLTERISTGVELALHGRNYASENFDLVDANDPVFQGRTGVTVFDPGIGALYRLTEKMTLGAAAHHLLRPNIALGRQKMRTLPEYQIGMGVAHDFVQVDLGVHYWQYGWRLQVGSELLGSPVGRVRLGYALRNVHVDGQLNLRNQTSLFYSFNLPASDLGLVSAGSHELGLVYDFRAKREMSRGEAQPAERAPVSTPPKEHKLPRLYAEIRALAEEVMITESRQIQEELPLIPRVFFARNSAVLAESRYDLLQEGQPLSAALNVREINAAYRNLLNIIAERLRTNPEAGIQIHGYSPGLPVEEAPESIALKRANYVRKHLVENLRVDARQVSIALGKPELNEGRSHDPKRLEELQRAEVLVDPRFEEAILAPIMSFKKEIDALPRACSFIVSAVAPGAGLAGWSLALLAEQDTVDVIRGRGRVADTLTWDWRFDPDRRTSFWRELRYTLRLYDRSGQVFDTPARTITGRQAKMEELRIEKIPIILFGFDDDRVDLASPRLRKKLQQIAGKLNAEPSATCSLYGHTDEIGEEEHNAQLSARRANNVLAELVRLGVNRSRLSSAGYGERRPLADNRLPEGRMLNRRVEVHIRHVGEAGRN from the coding sequence ATGATGAGATTATCTCACCGTTGGGTGCTGGCGGGCTGCGGCCTGTTGTGGCTGGTATGCGCCCTGCCGGTGCACGCGCAACTGGCGATTTCCGCCAACCCCGCGAACAGGAATGATCCTCATGTGCTGTTCGCCAATCCGGCCGCGATCTCCGGCGGTTTGGCGCGCGCCTACCTCGGCCTCAAGTTGATCTATCCGGGCGCCATCAGCAACAATGCCTTCGCCATGAAGGCCTCGCTTGGCAATCTGGCTTTCTCCAATCTCAAAAACACTGGTTGGTCTGCCGGCCTGAGCACGCGCGTCTTCACCGCGCCGCTGTTCAGCGAATACCGGCTCGGCATTTTGGCGGCCAGAGACCTGACGGAGCGGATATCAACCGGGGTGGAGCTTGCACTCCACGGCCGCAATTACGCTTCTGAGAATTTTGATTTGGTGGATGCCAATGATCCGGTGTTTCAGGGGCGCACCGGCGTCACGGTATTTGATCCCGGCATTGGGGCGCTGTATCGATTGACCGAAAAGATGACGTTGGGCGCTGCTGCGCATCACCTTTTGCGTCCGAACATTGCCCTGGGCCGTCAGAAAATGCGCACGCTGCCTGAGTACCAAATTGGCATGGGTGTCGCGCACGATTTTGTGCAGGTGGATCTGGGCGTGCATTACTGGCAGTATGGCTGGCGGCTGCAAGTGGGATCAGAATTGCTCGGATCACCAGTGGGGCGCGTGCGCCTGGGCTATGCACTGCGCAATGTGCATGTGGACGGTCAGCTCAACTTGCGCAACCAGACGTCGTTGTTTTACAGTTTCAACCTGCCCGCCAGTGATTTGGGACTGGTCAGTGCCGGCTCGCATGAGCTTGGGCTGGTGTATGATTTCAGAGCGAAACGAGAAATGAGCAGGGGAGAGGCCCAGCCGGCCGAGCGCGCGCCCGTGTCGACACCGCCGAAGGAGCACAAGCTGCCGAGGCTTTATGCGGAAATCCGCGCGCTGGCCGAGGAAGTAATGATTACCGAGTCGCGGCAGATTCAGGAGGAATTGCCGTTGATCCCGCGCGTCTTCTTCGCGCGCAACTCGGCGGTGCTGGCGGAATCGCGTTATGATTTGCTGCAAGAGGGGCAGCCGCTGAGTGCGGCGCTGAATGTGCGGGAAATCAATGCCGCATATCGCAATCTGCTGAACATCATTGCCGAACGCCTGCGCACCAACCCGGAGGCGGGCATCCAGATACACGGATACAGTCCCGGTTTGCCGGTGGAAGAGGCGCCGGAGAGCATCGCCCTCAAACGTGCCAACTATGTGCGCAAGCATCTCGTCGAAAACCTGCGTGTGGATGCACGGCAGGTGAGCATTGCGCTCGGCAAGCCGGAATTGAACGAGGGCCGCAGTCACGATCCCAAACGGCTGGAAGAGCTGCAGCGTGCCGAGGTGTTGGTTGATCCGCGCTTTGAGGAGGCCATTCTCGCGCCGATCATGTCGTTCAAAAAGGAGATCGACGCCCTTCCGCGAGCTTGCAGTTTTATCGTTTCCGCAGTGGCGCCGGGCGCCGGCCTGGCAGGGTGGTCTCTAGCCTTGTTGGCCGAACAGGACACCGTTGATGTGATCAGAGGCCGTGGCCGCGTGGCCGATACGCTGACCTGGGATTGGCGGTTCGATCCGGACCGGCGGACAAGCTTCTGGCGGGAATTGCGGTACACGCTGCGCTTGTACGATCGCAGCGGCCAGGTGTTCGACACGCCGGCCCGCACCATCACCGGCCGCCAGGCAAAGATGGAAGAACTGCGTATCGAAAAGATTCCAATCATCTTGTTTGGCTTTGACGATGATCGGGTGGATCTGGCCTCGCCGCGCCTGCGGAAAAAGCTGCAGCAAATCGCTGGCAAGCTCAACGCCGAGCCTTCCGCAACGTGCAGCCTCTACGGCCACACCGATGAAATTGGAGAAGAGGAGCACAACGCCCAGCTTTCCGCCAGGCGCGCCAACAATGTCCTGGCCGAGCTTGTGCGGCTGGGCGTCAACCGCTCGCGGTTGTCAAGTGCAGGCTATGGAGAACGCCGGCCCTTGGCCGACAACCGTCTGCCCGAAGGCCGCATGCTCAACCGGCGCGTGGAAGTTCACATTCGGCACGTGGGCGAGGCTGGGAGAAACTGA
- a CDS encoding tetratricopeptide repeat protein, with amino-acid sequence MTQTQRIFGTSLFSLLLVVVGLFVVCSGRMQNVGFEDEFGDDAESMEQTGEFGQSDDTFGPEGEVTDQSDVLSRLDMLESEDSSSMEAPDSESASGMFTDLPESNSGSGGGSAESFLTPELFNSMRAQVEELSSISSGKDRTIDSLRTELKNVNYQITALETTSQTQQIASNASSPSLPATIVDDSRAYNSEYGAYYQDALDDYYVRNYNRSIRKFRELITRGSGAELADNCQYWIGEAYFAQGNYYQAIAEFQKVLATGGTNKANDAQLMIGIAYLKAGETELARSELNALMTFAANSSSAKKAMKYLRQLGA; translated from the coding sequence ATGACGCAGACACAAAGGATCTTCGGAACCTCACTCTTTTCGCTGCTGCTGGTCGTCGTCGGCCTGTTCGTGGTTTGTAGCGGCCGCATGCAGAATGTCGGCTTCGAAGACGAATTCGGTGACGATGCCGAAAGCATGGAGCAAACCGGCGAGTTCGGACAGAGCGACGACACTTTCGGACCGGAAGGCGAAGTGACGGATCAAAGCGATGTGCTCAGCCGGCTGGACATGCTGGAAAGCGAAGACAGCAGCAGCATGGAGGCGCCGGACTCGGAGTCCGCCAGCGGCATGTTCACCGACCTGCCGGAGTCGAACAGCGGCAGCGGCGGAGGCTCGGCCGAAAGCTTCCTGACGCCCGAGCTGTTCAACAGCATGCGCGCGCAAGTGGAAGAGCTTTCTTCGATCTCCTCCGGCAAAGATCGCACGATTGACAGCCTGCGCACCGAGCTGAAGAACGTCAACTATCAGATCACCGCGCTGGAAACCACCTCGCAAACGCAGCAGATCGCCAGCAATGCCTCTTCGCCGTCCCTGCCCGCCACCATTGTCGACGACTCCCGCGCCTACAATTCGGAATATGGCGCCTATTACCAGGACGCGCTGGATGATTACTACGTACGCAACTACAACCGCTCCATCCGCAAATTCCGCGAGCTGATCACGCGCGGCAGCGGCGCCGAACTGGCCGACAACTGCCAATACTGGATCGGCGAGGCCTATTTCGCCCAGGGCAACTACTACCAGGCCATTGCCGAGTTTCAAAAAGTCCTGGCGACCGGCGGCACCAACAAGGCCAACGACGCGCAATTGATGATCGGCATCGCCTATTTGAAAGCCGGCGAGACCGAGCTGGCGCGCTCGGAGCTGAATGCTTTGATGACCTTTGCCGCCAACTCCAGCTCCGCCAAGAAGGCCATGAAGTATCTGCGGCAACTCGGCGCGTGA
- a CDS encoding glycosyltransferase family 2 protein — protein MNSSAVEVTAVLPAYNPGGAISKVLAEVSEYLAKDHILVVDDGSTDGLRQRVAAAGVAVLRHDRNRGKGAALRTAFDFLKHHSSSQAIITLDADGQHPPQEIPGFIRAFCETRADLIIGYRSFDFRVMPLARIASNRITSALLSRKLGVEIKDSQCGYRLHSRALLKQIHLETEGYDTESEMLIKACRAGYRIHFHPIATVYAGEKSHIHGLRDIRRFVALYLKS, from the coding sequence ATGAATTCCTCGGCGGTGGAGGTGACGGCAGTGCTGCCGGCCTATAACCCCGGTGGCGCAATCAGCAAGGTGCTGGCAGAGGTCAGTGAGTATCTTGCGAAGGATCACATCCTGGTGGTTGATGACGGCTCAACCGACGGTTTGCGGCAACGCGTGGCAGCAGCAGGTGTCGCAGTCCTGCGGCATGATCGCAATCGCGGCAAGGGCGCGGCGCTGCGCACGGCGTTCGACTTCCTCAAGCACCACTCTTCCAGTCAGGCCATCATTACGCTCGATGCGGATGGCCAGCATCCGCCGCAGGAAATTCCGGGATTCATTCGTGCTTTTTGTGAAACGCGGGCGGATCTCATCATCGGGTACCGTTCATTCGATTTCAGGGTCATGCCGCTGGCGCGGATTGCGAGTAATCGCATCACCAGTGCGTTGCTCTCCCGCAAGCTGGGTGTCGAAATCAAAGACAGTCAATGCGGGTATCGACTGCACTCCAGAGCGTTGCTCAAGCAGATCCATCTGGAAACAGAAGGGTATGACACGGAATCGGAGATGCTCATCAAGGCTTGCCGCGCCGGATACCGCATCCATTTCCACCCGATTGCGACAGTCTATGCCGGTGAAAAGAGTCACATTCACGGCTTGCGGGACATCCGCCGGTTTGTGGCTCTCTACTTGAAAAGTTAG
- a CDS encoding TonB-dependent receptor, giving the protein MCFAKPDWRCIALALLGGLGTSALAQGERDFKNTADSTVYEFEQVTVTALRAPEQAIKVPLAVSVVGLERLQSTRGYGIEEALKFVPGVLAQSRAGNQDVRLTIRGFGARGAGDRSNAGTSRGIRILLDGAPQTEPDGRTAFDLIDLSLAQRIEVIRSNASAVWGNASGGVINIISAPKFDAPFVTPQVLNGSFGLQKYTLQTGATLGEARLALALSNTSFEGWRQNSASERTLVSISLLSNPGERTKVGMYLAGVKNSFLIPGPLSPAQFERAPQQASPTYLQRNERRYNRQGRISVTLDHDLNDRHGFSALAFVEPKYLQRSERGTFRDFNRYHVGGNAAYRYRQDFSAAVSSTIQIGADEAYQDGAILFYSLSATNGRGETLQQNKREGANTFGVFLQEELSCGERVNLLLGARYSEVTYHTQDFINTALNSRKSFACWTPKLGINYLVSPAHSFYANLGGGIEVPAGNETDPASTFGQDKVHAINPLLDPIQSSTMEIGTKHVIVPGAGGLLHALSYDVAAYRIIIQNDIIPYRGGRFYFTAGKTRRYGLEAGIKGEFGAGITLQAAWSYASSKYVTYQVDSVHYGKPGRFADYRDNLVAGMPQAFYNLALRCAPAQLAGCYAEINLQGISNYFVDDANRLKVPACSLLNLTVGLGQPVQLTEELGLHAFVGVNNLADKKYAASAFVNPDIVNGAPVYLEPGLPRNYVIGLSFTGRKAQK; this is encoded by the coding sequence ATGTGTTTCGCTAAACCTGATTGGCGGTGTATTGCGCTCGCGCTGCTCGGCGGCTTGGGAACAAGCGCCCTGGCGCAAGGCGAGCGGGATTTCAAAAACACGGCCGACAGTACCGTCTACGAATTCGAACAAGTGACCGTCACTGCGCTGCGTGCCCCGGAGCAGGCGATCAAAGTGCCGCTTGCCGTCAGCGTGGTCGGGCTGGAACGGCTGCAGAGCACGCGCGGCTACGGTATCGAAGAAGCGCTGAAATTCGTGCCCGGTGTGCTGGCGCAGTCACGCGCCGGCAATCAAGACGTGCGCCTCACCATTCGCGGCTTCGGTGCCCGCGGCGCGGGCGATCGCTCCAACGCCGGCACCTCGCGCGGCATTCGCATACTGCTCGACGGCGCGCCGCAAACGGAGCCGGATGGCAGAACCGCCTTCGATTTGATCGATTTGAGCCTCGCGCAGCGCATCGAGGTAATTCGCTCGAACGCTTCGGCGGTTTGGGGCAATGCCTCAGGCGGCGTGATCAACATCATCTCGGCGCCGAAGTTCGATGCACCCTTTGTGACGCCGCAGGTGTTGAATGGCAGCTTCGGGCTGCAGAAATATACGCTGCAGACCGGCGCCACCCTGGGCGAAGCGCGGCTGGCGCTGGCGCTCAGCAACACCTCGTTTGAAGGCTGGCGGCAAAATTCTGCCAGCGAGCGGACGCTGGTGAGTATCAGCTTGCTGTCCAATCCCGGTGAGCGCACCAAGGTTGGCATGTATCTCGCCGGCGTGAAGAACAGCTTCCTGATTCCCGGCCCGCTCTCGCCAGCACAATTCGAGAGGGCTCCGCAGCAGGCCAGTCCTACCTATCTGCAACGCAATGAACGGCGCTACAACCGGCAGGGCCGCATTTCGGTTACATTGGATCATGACCTCAACGACCGTCATGGGTTTTCCGCGCTGGCCTTCGTCGAGCCGAAATACTTGCAGCGATCGGAGCGCGGCACCTTCCGTGATTTCAACCGCTACCACGTCGGCGGCAACGCGGCGTATCGCTACCGCCAGGATTTTTCCGCCGCCGTGAGCAGCACGATTCAAATCGGCGCAGATGAGGCCTACCAGGATGGCGCGATTCTGTTTTACAGCCTGTCGGCCACGAACGGCCGCGGCGAGACGCTGCAGCAGAACAAACGCGAGGGCGCGAACACGTTCGGCGTCTTCCTGCAGGAGGAATTGAGCTGCGGCGAACGCGTGAACCTGCTGCTGGGCGCGCGCTACAGCGAGGTGACCTATCACACCCAGGATTTCATCAATACCGCGCTCAATTCCAGGAAATCCTTTGCATGCTGGACCCCGAAGCTCGGCATCAACTATCTCGTGTCGCCGGCGCATAGTTTCTATGCGAACCTGGGCGGCGGCATCGAAGTGCCGGCGGGCAACGAAACCGATCCCGCTTCGACTTTCGGGCAGGACAAGGTTCATGCGATCAATCCCCTGCTTGATCCCATCCAGTCGTCCACCATGGAAATCGGCACCAAGCACGTCATTGTTCCTGGGGCCGGCGGCTTGCTGCATGCGCTGTCATATGACGTGGCCGCATACCGCATCATTATCCAGAACGATATTATTCCGTATCGCGGCGGCAGATTCTATTTCACTGCCGGCAAGACGCGTCGCTATGGCCTGGAAGCCGGGATCAAGGGGGAGTTTGGCGCCGGTATTACGTTGCAGGCAGCATGGTCCTATGCCAGCAGCAAATACGTCACTTACCAAGTCGATTCGGTGCACTATGGCAAGCCGGGAAGATTCGCGGATTACAGGGACAACCTGGTTGCCGGCATGCCACAGGCCTTCTACAATCTTGCGCTGCGTTGCGCGCCTGCTCAGCTCGCCGGATGCTATGCTGAAATCAATCTGCAAGGCATCAGCAACTATTTTGTGGATGACGCCAATCGCCTCAAAGTGCCGGCCTGCAGTCTGCTGAATCTCACGGTGGGATTAGGCCAGCCGGTGCAGCTCACGGAGGAATTGGGACTGCATGCCTTTGTCGGTGTCAACAATCTTGCTGACAAGAAATACGCGGCCTCGGCCTTCGTCAATCCGGACATTGTGAACGGCGCGCCGGTGTACCTTGAGCCGGGTTTGCCGCGCAATTACGTGATCGGCTTGTCTTTCACCGGTCGCAAGGCGCAGAAGTGA